The Candidatus Dormiibacterota bacterium sequence AGCTTCAGTGACGTCGAACAGGTCGACGGTCTTCTTGTTCCAGGGCATGTCGAGCATCCAATCGAGGTAGTTGCGAATCCAACCGGCCTCGGGGTTTTGCTCGCTGGTCCGCTCCAGGCGTCCGAGCTCACGCTCGACTTCCTTGCGGACGGCCTCGGGCATGCCGGCCTCCTCGATCTTCTTGCGGTACTCGCCCGCAACGTCGCCGTCAGCCTCGCCAAGCTCCTTCTTGATGGCCTCCATCTGCTGGCGCAGCAGGAACTCGCGTTGCCGCTTGTCCATGCCTTCCTGCACGTCGTTGCGGATCTTGTCCTTGAGGGAGGCCTCCGCGAGGATCTCCCGGGTCCACTCGATCAGCTTCTGCAGGCGCACCTCGACGTCGAGTGTTTCCAGGATTTCGACCTTGCGCTCGAGCGACAGGTCCGGAGAATAGCCGGACAGGTCGGCGAGTTGGTTGGGCTTGTCGATGCCGTGCACCATTTGCACCACCTCGGAGGCGCCGCGCAGCTCCAGCAAGTTCTCGATCAGGGCCTTGTACTCGCGGGCCAGGACGTGCGACGTCTCGGTCAGCGGATTGACATCCTCGGCCGGCTGCGCCACCACGCGCAGGGCCGGACCGGTCCCGGCGGCGGCGCTGCCCACCGAAGCCCGATACAGGCCCTGCAGGATCGCCACCTCGATGCCGTTTGGCAGTTTCCGGGAGTCCTCGAGCTTGGCGACCGTGCCGATCGCGGCGTACCGGCCCCCAACTCGAGGGACGAGCAAAACGAGACCGTCCTTCTGGCGGGCGGCGGCCACGGCGGCTTGTGCCTCCTCGCGCTCGAGCGGGATCGTGACCACCATGTTCGGCAGCACCACTCCGTTCGTCAGGGGGAGGAGGGGAATGAAATCAGTTTCTTGTTCGGGCATTGCTTGCTTCTCCTTCTCGTCTCGTCAGAGACAACCGGCGAGACCTTAGGTTTATGCCCAAATCAGGGCCGGCCAAACGACCCGGGCTGCCGGCGGCTCAGCTCGCGGTGGGCCGGGTATTCGGTCGATCACCGGCCGCGACCAGCGGGCGGATGACGTCGTCGATCGCGGCGGCGACCAGCTCGGGAGGCCGCGACCCATCGATGAGCCTGAGCTTGCCTTCGTCGCGGTAGTAGCCGATCAAGGGCGCCGTCTGGTCGAGGAAGACGTCGATCCGGTGGTCCGCGATATCGGGGCGGTCGTCCTGGCGGTGGCGCTGGCCCAGCCGGTCCAGCAGCGCCTGGCGGTCAACCTGCAGATAGAGGACCGCATCGAGCGGACGCTGCAGCCCGGCCAGCATCGCGTCCAGGGCTTGCGCTTGCGGCACGGTCCTTGGAAACCCGTCGAGGATGAAGCCGGCCTCGGTATCGGGCTCGGACAGCCGGTGCCGGATGATGTCGACGACTAGCTGATCCGGCACCAGCTCGCCGCGGTCGAGGTAGGAACGGACTCGCTGACCCTGCGGCGTCCCGGCCTCGACCTGGGCGCGCAGGATGTCGCCGGTGGCGATCGCCGGAATCCGGTATTGCTCCGTCAGCCGGACGGCCTGCGTCCCCTTGCCCGATCCGGGCGGTCCGAGCAAGACGAGGTCCAGCGCCATGGCTATTTGCACGGAAAGCCGATGGACTCGGCATAGGCGGCGGCGGCTTGTTCCTGGCTGATATAGCCATCGTGCGCCATTTGGGCCAGGACGTTGAACTGCCGAGCTCGGGCTGAGCACGGATTGCGGTACAGGTCGTAGTAGGAGGGTGACTGGGGGAGGCCGGCCAGCATCGATGCCTGGGCCAGGTCGAGTTGGGCCGGAGGCATGTGGAAGTAGATCTGGGAGGCCATGCCGATTCCGTAAGCGCCGTGCCCGTAGTAGACCGCGTTGAAGTAGTTCTCGAGAATCGTGTGCTTGTCGAAGCGCGACTCCACCTTCAAGGCGAGCAGGAGATTCTCCGGCTTACGCCAGCCGTCATCATCGTTGTTCATGTAGAGGACTTTCATCAGCTGCTGGCTCAGGGTGCTGCCCCCCTGCAGAGCCCGGTGATGGTAGAGGTCGGTCAGGACGGCGCGGATCAGGCCCTGGGTATCGATGCCGCTGTGCTGGTAAAAGCGCTCGTCCTCGATGGCGATCAGCGCCTCGCTCAATTGATCCGGAATGTCGTTGAGCCGGACTCGCGTTCCACCGTGTTGCTGGAGGATGGCATCTACCCGCTTGGGCATGTCGTTCACCGATGGGGTGACCAGCAGCCCGATGCCGGTGGCAATTCCCAGCAGTGCCGGCACTCCCAGAGCCACCGCGACGATCAGGGCAACCACCCGCTGCCGTCGCGTTCCCTGGGGCCCCCGCATTGCCGGACGATTCTAGTGTCGCGCTCCGCTATTTGCCGGGCTGCCGCGACCCACTCGTCACGCGGTGTCCACGAGTTGGGCCTGAAT is a genomic window containing:
- a CDS encoding adenylate kinase, with protein sequence MDLVLLGPPGSGKGTQAVRLTEQYRIPAIATGDILRAQVEAGTPQGQRVRSYLDRGELVPDQLVVDIIRHRLSEPDTEAGFILDGFPRTVPQAQALDAMLAGLQRPLDAVLYLQVDRQALLDRLGQRHRQDDRPDIADHRIDVFLDQTAPLIGYYRDEGKLRLIDGSRPPELVAAAIDDVIRPLVAAGDRPNTRPTAS
- a CDS encoding transglycosylase domain-containing protein, whose protein sequence is MRGPQGTRRQRVVALIVAVALGVPALLGIATGIGLLVTPSVNDMPKRVDAILQQHGGTRVRLNDIPDQLSEALIAIEDERFYQHSGIDTQGLIRAVLTDLYHHRALQGGSTLSQQLMKVLYMNNDDDGWRKPENLLLALKVESRFDKHTILENYFNAVYYGHGAYGIGMASQIYFHMPPAQLDLAQASMLAGLPQSPSYYDLYRNPCSARARQFNVLAQMAHDGYISQEQAAAAYAESIGFPCK